Genomic window (Carassius carassius chromosome 36, fCarCar2.1, whole genome shotgun sequence):
gcaggtgtactgcactctcggaaataaaataaaagtgaacgatcaaagttaatctgataagattgatcgataatatcagaaatatggtgtgaattaagttttattttaacactttaaaaaacagagagtgatagtaagataaagattctagagaaaaaaataaaataaaaacagctacacggagctacaatttgctacagaaggccaacaggaagtaaagaaaacactgtccaacagcgacacccgcaggcaggaaaGCACTGCGGATCGTTAAACAATGTTAACCATAACCTTTTAAATACTTAACCTTTCGTTACTTAGCAACTACGGGAAACAATTAACTCCAGTAACTTCAGTGCCATTGGTTAGCACCTTAGTGCTTATACAGTTTAGGAGACATTATGTGTTCGCTGCATTTGTGATGTTTTAATTCCGcgaagaatttttttttgctgtgtacaGTATGGTAGAATACATTAATAGTGCATACCCTTTCCAAACGTGAGAACAACAtgatagaaagataaaaaaaaaaatatccgaaTGTAAGACGTCACGTGACGTCACCGTAGTTTgctaaagtttaatttaaaaaagaaataaaaaaaaaacactgaataacCATTCACATGATTAATACTCTCAAATGTGAAACTTGCATGCTTGCATCCAGCTGTGGATATTCTGGGAAAATACCCGTTAATGCCCGTTAATGATGACGTTATACTCCCGCTTGCAACCACGACTTCCTCCTCTTCGGACTTCATCAAGCAGGTAAGACGCGTTGACAACAATATGCACAACAATGTAATTATATAAGAGCTATTGCCATTTgcaatattaatgtattaaataacttatttaatatttgtatggtGTTCTTTGGTCActctatatatagttatatataacatataatagcCAAAGCTATAAACTTTCCATGTTGACCTTAATGTAACCTTAATTATGTGGGTTATTAAGGATTTACCAAGAATAAATGGACTATTCAATGAGAATATGGAAATTGGTGAATACAGGCCTAATAAATGAATATTGTTGCTTAATGCAGGCCTTATTAGGCTCTAATACAGACACATTAGTTATTTGTTAATTGCTAATACTTattccctaaactaaagtgttaccataatttCATCAATCAGttcaacttaaatatattatcagttaatcattttaaacatttcaatttatttgatcagagCGCTTGTTTAAAACGGATCAATTGggcacataaaaaaatgttttatggctAAGTttacactgcaggctgaaacgacccaattccgatttttttgcccctatgcgacctgtatctgatcttttcatgacagtctgaacgacacagatccgatcttttcaaatgcgacccaggccacttgggtatgtggtcctaaatccgatacgtatccgatcttttgaaatgcgacctccggctgaacggccaggtcacatgtatccgaccagtacgtcattgatacgctacaaacatcataattctgcgttgaagtaggcgggaatgagaagataaacaacaaccatggcggaaaatgctgcttaaataactttaatattgctaaacgagctccgctgttgactacactgttgttatgacatccatgtttagctacttccgcaaacaaggagtgacgtcgttggccgttgaatactcttctgcgcatgcagatcacttctgggtcatttcacgttcacacaggagatcacaaaaggtcgcatttaattggaaatgtgaacggccttgcaaaaaaatcgatttttttcaaaaaatcggaattgagcattaagccctgcaatGTGAACGTAGCCTATGATTGGCTATGTATAGTGTCTCTTGTATTGCTAATTGGGCTTACTTTAACAATCCCTTATAAGTATAAAGTAGGCTATAAACTCATCATCAAATTTAGGTACAATGAAAGGCACTATATAAGTTCAAGTTGTTATTAACTATGCTGTTAGGTGTAGTGCCATATTTAATTTGACCAGTAGGTGATTATCTAATGTGTAGGCTATTTTAGCCCCacgccccccccccaccaaacaataaaataaaaaatgcctgaGACACCGTACCCTGATATTAGTGTCTAACCAGCCAAAGACCAGAAAAATTTGCCAATTTTTAcatcatttaattgtattattattattgtgaatttATGTCTTTTTCCATACAGATATGCCAGGACCTGGTTCAACTACTAAGAAATGTGCGTCTTGTTCTATGCCACTCAATGTGGCTTGCAAGACGTGCAAGTACTGCAAAGCAGCGCAGCCCCACAATCtgcgtttgaaaaaaaaaaaatagaaagatttGATTTGAAATCAGAGACATGGGCCCAGGCccagaaaaataataacactTCATCCCACCTGATGGATGACGCTTCTTTGTTGGTATGTTACAGaatattattaagttggcttgagaaagccaacttactgaaatcctatttaaacttattattattattcttctgagaCTAAATTATCAACTCAAActcctagagctttaactctacagACTCCAAACTCGGCCCAGCTCTTCAGACTGATCTCGGCGGgtgtgctatctatctatctatctatctatctatctatctatctatctatctatctatctatctatctatctatctataatctgactgtttctaatctatctatctatctatctatctatctatctatctatctatctatctatctatctatctatctatctatctatctatctatctatcttcatagCAACAATATAGCAACTATCCACACCAACCTAGCAACCAGGTACTCTAGCAACCACTtagcaacaccatagcaaccaccccgggtaccctagcaaccgcatagcaactccttagcaaccacccgtgtaccctagcaactgcatagaaaCACCTTAGGAACCACCCgggcaccctagcaaccgcatagcaacaccctagcaaccacacagagtaccctagcaacaacataggaacaccctagcaacaatccAGAGTACCTTAGCAAAtatatagcaacaccctagcaaccatcccggcTACCCTAGCAACCGCGTAGCAACACCCTAGccaccaccccgggtaccctagcaaccgcatagcaacaccctagcaaccatcccgggtaccctagcaacaccctagcaaccatcccaggtaccctagcaactgcatagcaacagcctagcaaccactccgggtaccttagcaacccgccagtaccctagcaaccacatagcaatgatCTCTGACAGACTGCATTGCCTTCAAACATTATGCTTTTAAaacttattaaaatgttttactatTTCAGACTGAAACCGTCaaacttaaaactttttaaacttcttaaactttttaaactttttaaacttttcaaacttttcaaacttttcaaacttttcaaacttttcaaactttctggccaggctttctcaagccaacttaaagtttgtcttgacaaacttttttatctagttcttcttcttcttcttcttaactcatcctagagctttaactctgcaaactccaaactcgggtcagactttcagactgttttgacttggtgtgctatatcttttcagattgatttgactttcagttttcttaaaaaataatattaaaaatcataaaaaccccatagacttacattgcagAGAGCTCAAATTGAGCCAAGACTATGGTggctatctatctgactgtttctatctatctatctatctgactgtttctatctatctatctatctatctatctatctatctatctatctatctatctatctatctatctatctgactgtttctatctatctatctatctatctatctgtttctatctatctatctatctatctatctatctatctatctatctatctatctatctgactgtatctatctatctatctatctatctatctatctatctatctatctatctatctatctatctatctatctatcctagcaacatgctaatgttagaaacatagtcgaatgctaatcatgctagaaaacatgttaacgacatgctagtcgcatgcaagtcatgctagaaacatgctagcaacatgctaatcatgctagaaacatagtagtcacatgataatcatgctagaaacatgctagcaacatgctaatcatgctagaaacatgctagttgaatgttaatcatgctagaaatataatagcacatgctagtcatggtagcaacatgctagaaacatactagtcgCATGTTAatgatgctagaaacatgctagcaacatgttaatcatgctagaaacatgctagaaacatgcaagtcgcatgttaatcatgctagaaacatgctaacgacatgctaatcatgctagaaacatgctagcaacatgctagtcatgataacaatatgctagcaacatgctaatcatgctagaaacatgcaagtcgaatgctaatcatgctagaaatatactagcaacatgctagtcatggtaacaacatgctagaaacatactagtcgcatgctaatgatgctagaaacatgctagcaacatgctaatcatgctagaaacattttagcaacatgctagttgcatgctaatcatgctagaaacttgCTAGTcgaatgttaatcatgttagaaatatactagcaaacatgctagtgatgataacaatatgctagcaacatgctattcgcatgctaatcatgctagaaacatgctagcaacatgctagtcatgctaacaaaatgctagtaatttgttaatcatgctagaaacatgctagcaacatgctagcagcatgttaatcatgctagaaacatggtagtgaCATGTtagtcatgttaacaacatgctattcacatgttaatcatgctagcaacatgctagtcacatgctagtcatgctagaaacatggtaacgacatgctagtcatgttaacaacatgctagtaacttgctaatcatgctagcaacatggtagcaGCATgctatgctagcaacatgctagcaacatgcttattatgctaacaatatgctaatcatgctagaaacatgctagcgacatgcttatcatgctagcaacatgctagcaacatgctaatcatgctagcaacatgctagtcgcatgcattctttctgtcaaactaatctgtcattcttttttgttttgaactaatctatatcattctttctaactaatctatctgtcattatttctaactaatatatctttctttctttcaactaatctatcaatctaactttaaactataaacttctaacttctttaaacttcttcaaactttctgttcaggctttctcaagccaacttaaagtttgtctcaacaaactttttttttctagttattttaatttttttggcttGCATACATAAGTAATTAAACacctgtatttttttgttttaggttTACACTTATTGACACATCTTCTGAATAAAAAATCTCTGTGTAAAGCTTCTAATTGCTGATCCCAAAATTCTAAAGACTGTTATTGCAGCGAAATAGTTCTTATGAATATGTATACATGCAGCATATGTCATTATGTTAGTATACAAAGAACTTCCTTTAACTGACTCTGAAATTTACCATAATTGTTCAGAAATAATGTAGATTTTGCTTTACTCTTGTTGGAAGCTGGAAAGGTTTTAGGCCCTTGGCTCCAGGGGTGTGTTATTTATATCCCGCCCTGGAACTAAATCGTGGACCTGtgaggcctggtgtcaagaagggcagcaaagaagccacttctctccaaaaaaaaacatcagggacagattgatcttctgcagaaagtatagtgaatggactgctgaggactggagcaaagtcatattctccaatgaagcccctttccgattgtttggggcatgtggaaaaaggcttgtccagagaagaaaaggtgagcactaacatcagtcctgtgtcatgccaacagtaaagcatcctgacaccattcatatgtggggttgcttctcatccaagggagtgggctcactcacaattctgcccaaaaacacagccatgaataaagaatggtaccaaaacaccctccaacagcaacttcttccaacaatccaacaacagtttggtgaagaacaatgcattttccagcacgatggagcactgtgccataaggcaaaagtgataactaagtggctcggggaccatgGCCTGGaccttaatcccattgagaacttgtggtcaatcctcaagaggcgggtggacaaacaaaaacccactaattctgacaaactccaagaagtgattatgaaagaatgggctgctatcagtcaggatttggcccagaagttgattgagagcatgcccagtcgaattgcagctaaaaagaagggccaacactgcaaatactgactctttgcatacatgtcatgtaattgtctataaaagcctttgaaacatatgaaagtgcttgtaattatatttcagtacatcacagaaacaactgaaacaaagatctaaaagcagtttagcagcaaactttttgaaaactaatatttatgtaattctcaaaacttttggccacgactgtaaataacatatcattttggatttcatgagggcacaccctccaaaaaaaaaaaaaaaaaaacaggcaagcAAATGCAAAAACACATGTCAATTGACAAATTAGACATCTTCCAAATCACTGTACTCTGAGCTCTCGTATTCAAGTCCTTTACTCTCATACGGTATCTCCTTGGACCAGTCTTCAGGGAATAGAGGTCCTAAAGCCAAGCTGTATCTTGAGGAAACGACTTGAATCTTCTCCTCCACATCAGCAAGCCTTTCCTGTAGAAGACACTGTAGCCCACAATGCCCCTCGTCAGTTTAACTGCCTAGGaggaaatataaaatgaaaaaggcaCACATTAATGGAACACATTAATTCTTACCCGTTTAGACCCTTAACTTGACCCAGTTAAGATAGCAGCCATACATTTCCATCTCTGAACAGCATTGGAACATTCAAttcagttaactttatttatccCCGTAGGGCAATTTAATTTTAGCCTACCAGTCATATCAACAAGACAACACTTAGTCAAGCATTCAGAAACACTGTCAATGACATCATATTGCATTTGGGCACCAAAACAACAAATACACAGGCCACAATACATAGACTAAGCAGCAACCAAAGTTCaagtagataaataaatatatagatagataataagtaataaataaataataaaaacggcACTTCAGTGTTAACCCCATGTTCTTGCCACGGTTTCCTCCAGACATTTCTGCAATCAGCTTCCTAATGCCATCAGCCAGCCCTCTGAGGTAGGTGCAGTGCTGTCTCATCTCCCTAAGAATTAGGATCTTCTCTTCTTGCAGCCACATCTTTGACATGTATGCATCGAAAATCTTCTTCTTAGTGAGGATGTTTGTGGATTCTAAAGTCATACAAATGAGCCAGTCAACAGGATTGACCTGTAAGCTGCAATATAGTTGTATAGCATGCATGCCCATTAAGCTGAGTCAACATCTGTTTGCACAATGTAATCCCTCTCCCTCACAGAAGTTGTTCCATACCAATGCTGTGAACCTCCCATGGCCATATTAGACTGTCCTCCCCACTGCCATGGCCCACCATAGAGAGTCGGCTCTCCACCATCTGCTCATTTATGTCCTCCTCCTCTGGCACCTGCTCATTGTATCGTTTGATTGCTTCAAAGAGTTTCCTTTTCTCGTCCCCCAATTTCCGTCGCCGCATTTGTCGAATCTTGTTGCAGTCTATAATTTCCAAACACATGACAGAAACATAAAATCTAGACAAGAGATTCACAAGTCttgtaaataaaatagataattcAACAGCATACCTGTCTGATTATAAAGGCTTGCTTTTTTTTGATAGACACCCAGACATATGTGCTCTATCGACCGCTGAAGGATATGTTGGTCATCCTGTCTGACATCTATAGAATCTTGGGAGGAGACAAAAGCATGAATAAATAACCACTTTGGAAAGGTCAATTTACATTTCTGATAAAATCTACCTGACAGTGCATCAATGGCACTATGTCCATTAGCACTATGCTGTATGTGCAGTTTGCAACAGTGGCTAAAACACCTTAAATATGATATTCATTTAGGACCGTAATGTGTTACAAAATAAAGTCATGTAATTACAGTAACACGTCCTCAACAATGTCGAGCACACTATGCTGTAACTGTAAACAGCCTATTATTTATAACATCAATACTGTACCATCAGTGGCCCACTGTCTGACGTCATGTACCCACTGCTGGACCATGTTCTCAGGACACCCAAGTTCACGGCTCAATTTCTCCAACCTCTGGGACTCAGCCTCAGCCTTTCGGACAGTCttcaataaaaatgcaaacaaacaatagCCTTTGCCATCTTGGACCAGATTAATTCTGTGTAATATGGTCAATACCTTGACATATCTGTTGGACAATGCAAGATGAAGGCCATCATGCTTGCATCTATTCCACCCAATTGCATGTACAGTCAGCATTTCATTGCGAGCTTTTAGAAAACATATTCAAATGTTACTTGACGGcctattcatatttaattaaaataaaggttcctcttctgtatttttgtataaaGAATGAAAGACTAATGAAAGAATAGCTGaaagaacaaaacattttttaatgtaataaaggAGAATCACATACCAGATTTGGTCATGTACTTCGTTGTGAGAGCACAACGAGAGATGAAACTGTTCACCATTTCCACCTCTTACCCTGCAGTTGCGCCAGCACCCTCCTGATTCCTACCACTCCAGACAATCTAACAAATGTGTGAAAAAGTTATTGGTTAGGGATGCACCAATCTCAGTTTTGCAAAGACATAAATTGTGCATttccattattaataattaaattaaatagcaaTAGTAAATGGCATAATAAAGACAATACCTCACACTTAGTTGAATGGGCCTTGGCGTGCATGACTGACAGAAATGGCCTCATTTGAAGAAGATGGGCCAGTACTTGCATGAGATGTCAGTGCAGTAGAAATTTATGTTTGTGGCTGCCTGAAGCTCCTTCTGCAGGAATAGGGGACACGCAAAGATCTCCCCCCTGTACATGTTGAGACCCTTTAATATCACCCCATGCCTGCAAACAGCTACCTCAAGACCCTCTTCATCAAGTTTGCTAGCTCTTCTGGCAGTCTCCCTGGCAGCAGACCACTGACTAGCACCACAAATGTCTTTTCCTGGAgtctgcatgaaaaaaaataaataaataaaaaatatatatatatatatgtataccgAAGAGGAGgaagtcttcttcttcttgttctgCCTTTATTTGGCAATTCGCAATTTCGCATCGATTTcgcgcattaccgccacctactgtgagGAGAATTTCGTAGTTGCAAGCAGATCATTAACGGGCATTAATGGATATTTTCCCCGAATTTCCACAgctgaaaaaaaacatgcaaatttcACATTTGAGAGTATTACTCCTGTGACGTAGttattcagtgtttttgttttctttaaattaaaCTTTAGCAAATTATGGTGACGTCACGTGATGCGTTcgggtatttttttttctgtcgtgTAGTTCTCACATTTGGCAAGGGCATCCACTATTAATGTATTCTACCATacacagcaaaaaatatatatttgctggTTATGTTTAACATGGTTTAACGTCGATATAACACATTGTTTACCTTTCACCTAAAGGAGGAGCTGGGGGAAGCAAGAAAAATAGACGTTTTACTCATTACTTCaataaaaatgtgacatttagatgttttttttcggCGTGGAACAAGGCAAATGAATGCTTTTCACCttgaaaatattaatgttttttacattttaagtaattaaatagaAAATTGCTCAGTGATCGTCAAAACAACAGAAAGCCATTTTTCTCGgtttaatgaaaactaaaatagatCGTTATGGCAGAGCTTACAGCGATAGCGCGTAAAATATATCAACATCTGGGTATTTCTCCACGGGAACGTGTTAACGCAAACGTGTAAGATTCACGTCTGAGGTTGTTAAACTGTGACATCAACACGTTTTCCAAAGTGGACCAACGTGATTAGTTCACTTCTTGTCGTGATACCGGGTTGGCAGGTGACAGCACATTCATTCCtgcaatatattaattttaattgttttacattttactgaATCTCAGCAGATTGTAcaagtaatcatcataaattgtAACCCTATCACATTTAGTGCCAGTGCTTCCGATTTCTTTTTTATGACAAGCACACCTGCCTCTCCCAACAATGCATTCATGTCTTCCCTATTCTAGCCCTGTAAAATAAGGTTTATAGGTATCTTTAGGAGTCAATTCACTCTATATTTTTGTCTCTATCCTACATAAACAAGTAACAGTAGTTAGACTGTAACGTGCAGTAGCATCACCATTATACATTCAGGCAAAGTGCTAActtgaaataataaatgacaaacaaattgctggttgaaataataaataaatacacaaaataaaatattgtgcccTTACAATTACTGCTTTCCATTTTGTTGTGATTTGATATTGTTTTAAAAGGATGGAGTAATGTTTAGATGCCAGCACAGGCCTTCGTTTGGAGCTGAAGTATGGAATCAATATGGAATAGCAATATTATGGAGCACATAATAGCAGTAATATATGGGAGAAGTGCTTTTCTTGTAATTGAGGTAAATGGTTATATAATTATAGAGGAATAAATGAAAGTATTCAGTCCCCTGCCTAACTTTGATGTCAAGGGTTTTCACTGTTAAtacactgtattttcagcatcattatgtcactaaaacatcATTGTTATGGTTACAGCCATTTTTTTAGACagcagtttttgttttaatttacttaatattttagCTCCTTTTTATTCCCATGcgaaaaaaagaaacaagcaagtgaagaaaaatagaaataaattgcTGATTTGTAGCTACTGCTAAGAAAAAAATTTCACTCATATGGAAATACAGCCATTTCTCAGATTTAAGATAACCAATACGTCTtactgtattgttttgttttcattacaGATTGACAGCTCGGTAGTTGGAGAAATAGATGATGCCACTATGACTGCTTACATTCATCTGAGAAATAACAAAAGGGCCGTGAAGATGACAAGGAAAATAGAACTAGGATGGATACACGACAAGAAACAAGTGAGAAAACGCAATGGTGGAGAAACCAGAGTTCTTGATATTTCCAAGAAAGCCACAAAAACAGAGATTCTATCACAAGCTAAAAAGCTATTTTTCCCCAATGAGAAATCGAGAAAGGGAAAGTGGGAAGAGTTCAGTCACAACATTGTTGACTTTCAGGAAGCATACCTTGATGAGGGTGTTAGTGTGGGAGAGCTCTATGAAACACATAAATTGGggattttaagattttacttgTTCACAGAGCACCTGACAAATGGAGATGAAGTGTTCACAGAGATGACAGAAGGCTAAATGCGGCGAGGCTAAATGAGCGacaaaaaacacaacagaagataATGAGCAGCTGACACAAAAACCACATGACAGTGAACAGCAGACACACACTGTGGAAGCTTTTGTCTCTACTGCTGTAGAGATTGTTGATCTTATATCTTTGTGTGATACATCGGAGGTCATTTTTGGCCCTTTGCAAGGTGGACCATTTTTAGAAGATCTTGATGACACAATCTTACATGAGCCTATAGAAGAGGCACAGATAAACATCAACGCCAACAGCTCAACTCCTGTCCATTCTGACACAGTGCCTGCTGGCCCATTACGTCCTACTTATGAACTGTTGCATGTGACAGTGAAACTCCACAGAGTCAATCTCTTGGAGGAACTGATTACCCAATTCAAGGATGAAGCGATGATGTCCTACACTGTGAAATACAGCTTCATTCATGAAATGGGGGCAGATGCTGATGGCGTGTCTAGGGATGTATATGCTGCCTTCTAGACAGAGTTTTTAGACTGTGCAGCAGAGGGTGCAGATGTGAGGGTGCCATCACTATCCCCAAAATGGCA
Coding sequences:
- the LOC132116772 gene encoding uncharacterized protein LOC132116772 — translated: MVNSFISRCALTTKYMTKSARNEMLTVHAIGWNRCKHDGLHLALSNRYVKTVRKAEAESQRLEKLSRELGCPENMVQQWVHDVRQWATDDSIDVRQDDQHILQRSIEHICLGVYQKKASLYNQTDCNKIRQMRRRKLGDEKRKLFEAIKRYNEQVPEEEDINEQMVESRLSMVGHGSGEDSLIWPWEVHSIESTNILTKKKIFDAYMSKMWLQEEKILILREMRQHCTYLRGLADGIRKLIAEMSGGNRGKNMGLTLKCRFYYLFITYYLSIYLFIYLNFGCCLVYVLWPVYLLFWCPNAI